CGCGGCCCCGTCTTCGGCCACGCCCTGCTGCGGATCGCGGGGGAGGAACACCTCTGGTACCACCGCGTCCACCACATCGCCCTCGACGGCTTCGGCCTGTCGCTGGTCGCCCGCCGGGTCGCCGAGGTGTACACCGCCCTCACAGCGGGGCAGGCGGTACGGGACAGCGGCTTCGGCACCCTGGCCTCGGTGCGGGACGAGGAGCGCGCCTACCGCGAGTCGCCCCGCTTCGCCGAGGACCGCGCCTACTGGACGGACCGGTTCGCGGACCGGCCGCCCGTGGTGACCCAGGCCGGCCGCGCCGCGCTGCCCGGGCGCACCTTCCACCGACGGGTCGTCGACCTGGACGCGGCGCGGACGGAGGTCCTGCGTGCCGTCGCCCGCGACCTGAAGGTGACCTGGTCCGAGCTGCTGCTGGCCGTCACGGTGGCCCGGCTGCACCGGACGACCGGCGCCCCGGAGATGATCCTCAGCCTGCCGGTGATGGGCCGCCTCGGCTCCGTCTCCCTCCGCGTCCCCTGCATGGTCCGCAACATCCTGCCGCTGCGGGTGACGGTCGCCGCCTCGGACAGCCTGCGCGACCTCGCCGACCGCATCTCGCGCGAACTGCGGGCCGGACTGCCGCACCAGCGCTACCGCTACGAACAACTGCGGCGCGACCTCAGACTCCTCGGCGGGCAGCGGCGGCTGTCCGGCCCGGGCGTCAACATCATGCCCTTCGCCTACGACCTCCGGTTCGCCGGACACCGCAGCACGGTCCACAACGTCTCCGCCGGCCCCGTCGACGACCTGTCCGTCAACGTCTACGACCGCTCCGAGGGCGCCGGCCTGCGCATCGCCGTGGACGCCCACCCCGACCTCTACGACACGGCGGACGTCGCCGCGTTCCAGGATGGGCTGCTCGCCCTGCTCGCGGCGGCCGTCGCCGCTCCCGACCGGGCGCTGGGCGAGCTGCGCGCCCGCGAGACCGTCCCGGTCCTGGACGGCGGGCCGCTGCCCGGCCCGGCACGTCCGGTGCTCGGGCTGATCGCCGAGCAGGCCGCCCGGAGCGGCGGATCGGTCGCCGTCGAGCACGACGGCCGCAGCGTGACGTACGCGGAACTCCTCGGCTCCGCGCAGGACCTCGCCCGCCGACTGGCCGTCCGGGGGGTGGGCCCCGGGGACCTCGTGGCCATCACCCTGCCACGCGGCATCGACGCCGTCACCGCCGTCCTCGGCGTCCTGCTCCGCGGGGCCGCCTACTGCCCGTTCGACCCGACCGCACCACAGGCGCGCGGGGCGGGGTTGCTGGAGGAGGTCCGGCCCGCGCTGGTCCTGACGGCCGACGCCTACGCCGACGTGATGGCCGACGACCGGCCGGACCCCGACACGGCTCCACCGGCCGCACCGACGCCGGACGACCTCGCCTATGTGCTGCACACCTCCGGTTCCACCGGCCGCCCCAAGGGCGTCGAGATCGGTCACCGGGCCCTCGCCCACTTCGTCGCCGGCGCCTCGCACCGCTACGGACCGCGACGCGACGACCGGGTGCTCGGGTTCGCGCCCCCGCACTTCGACACCAGCGTCGAGGAAATCTTCCTCACCCTGTGCGCGGGCGCCACGCTCGTGGTCCGCACCGACGACATGACCGACTCGGTCCCCGCCTTCCTGGACGCCTGTGCCCGGCTGCGGATCAGCTTCCTCGACCTGCCCACCGCGTACTGGCACGAGGTGGCCCACGCCGTCTCGACCGGAGCCGCCGCCCTCCCCGCCGAGGTGCGGACCGTCGTCATCGGCGGCGAGGCCGCCCTGCCCGAACGGGTCGACCGCTGGCGCGAGGCCGTAGGCACGTCCGTGCGGCTGCTGAACACCTACGGCCCGACCGAGGCCACCGTGGTCGCCACCGTCGCCGACCTCCACGATCCCGACCTCGCCCCCGGTGACGTACCCATCGGGCTACCGCTGCCCGGCACCGGCGCGGCGGTCGTCGACGGCGAACTCCACCTCCTGGGCGACAACCTGGCCCTCGGCTACCGGGGGGACCGGCCCCCGGACGCCGCCCGCTTCGCCCCTCTCCACGCCCTGCCCGGAGCCCCCCGCGCCTATCGCACCGGCGACCTGGTCCGCATCGGCGACGACGGGCAACTGCGCCATCTGGGCCGCTCGGACACCGAGTTCAAGATCAGCGGACACCGGGTGCACCCCGCCGAGGTGGAGAGCGTCCTCCTGGGTCATCCGGGAGTGCGCGACGCCGTCGTCGTGGGGCAGGTGCTTCAGGGCGGGACACGGCGCCTGGCGGCGTACGTCGTGCCGGACGGACCCGCTCCGGCGGTGGCCGCGATCCGGGAGCACCTGCGCGCGGCGCTGCCCGCGGCGATGATCCCGTCGGCGGTCGAGTTCCTGGACCACCTGCCCCGGACGAGCTCGGGGAAGACCGACCGGCACGCGCTCGCGACGAAACTCCCCGCCACCCGGACCACGGTGTCCGCCACGCTGGAACACACCGTCGCCGCCGCCTGGCAACAGGTGCTCGGGGCGCCGACCCTGTCCGCGCAGGACGACGTGTTCGAGCTGGGCGCCCAGTCCCTCCAGGCCATCCAGGTCGCCAACCGCCTCGGCGTCGCACTCGGCCGGGAAGTGAGGGTCGCCTGGCTCTTCCAGCATCCGACCGCCGCCGAACTGGCCCGTTTCCTGGAGCAGCGGGCGCGGCCGGTGACGGTCGGCCTTCCGGAGACCCTGCTCGCCGACGCCGTCCTCGACCCCGGTGTCCGTCCCGGCGACGGTCCCCGGGCGGGCGGCACACCGGATCGGATCCTGCTCACCGGCGCCACCGGATTCGTCGGCGTCCACCTGCTGGCGGAGCTTCTGACGAGCACCGGCGCCGAGATCGTCTGTACCGTCCGCGCCCCGAGCTCCGCAGCGGCCACCGAGCGTGTCCAACGGGCCCTGGACACGCATCGGATCGGCCTCACGGACGCGCTGCGCGACCGGGTCACGGCGGTCCCCGCGGACCTCACCCGCCCTCGACTCGGCCTGGACGAAGAGGAGTTCGCCGAACTCGCCCGCACCTGCGACACGATCCTCCACAACGCGGCGAACGTCAGCATCCTGCGCGAGTACGCCACCCTCCGCGCCGCCAACACCGAATCGACCAGGGAACTGTTGCGCCTGGCGGCCCCGCGCTCGATCCCCCTGCACTTCGTGTCGACCCTCTCCGTCGCCCCGCCGCTCGCCCTGGCCGCCGAGATACCCGAGGCGTTCCTCCCACCCCACCCCGGACTGCGCTACGGCTACCAGCAGTCGAAGTGGGCGGCCGAAGAGCTGCTGCGCCAGGCCGCCGAGCGGGGCCTGCCGGTCACCGTGCACCGGCTCGGCCGGATCGTCGGCCCGGCCGTCACCGGCCATGTGAACGAACGGGACTTCCTCTGGAGCGTGCTGCGCGCCGGGATCCCCGCCGGCCTCGTCCCCGACCTCTTCGAGGAGGAGATCTGGACACCGGTCGACCACATCGCCGAGGCACTCGTCCAACTCTGCCTCCGGCCTTCGGGCGCGGCGACCGTCTTCAACCATGCCGCCACGCCCCCGGTGCGGCTGAGCGACGTCTACGACTGGCTGGAGGAGTACGGCTACCCGCTGCGGCGACTGACCCTGGACCGGTGGCGTGCCGAGTTGCCGCGTTCCTCCGGTACAGCAGCGACCACGCTCGCCTTCTTCGACGCCCGGGACGCGGACCCGGGCGATGCCACCGGCCCCGACCTGCGCCTGGGACGGGTCCGCGCCGACAACGTCGTGAACGGACTGCGCACCGGCGGCATCACCTGCCCGCCCGTCGGCAGGGACCTCGTCCACCGCTACCTCGACCACTGCGTCACCACGGGCAAGCTGCCCGCTCCCGCCCGGCGGCGGCACCGTCCGACAACTCCCGCGAAGTAATGGGGGATTGCCGGGAACTCACGGGCACCGCCCCCCGACTACTTCAGCAGAACCCGTCGTATCACCAGCCCCCGCTGCAAGGAGCCCGCATGTCGAAGAAACGGCCGGTCGCCGTCGCCCTGGCCGGCGCCCTCTGTCTGGTCACCACGGCGTGCGGCGCCGACTCCTCGACCGACACGGCCGGCGGCAGCGGCGACAAGGCGTCCGCGGCCGCCGCGAAGTCCGGCTACCCGGTGACGCTCGAGAACTGCGGGGTCTCCGAGAAGTTCGGCGAGGCGCCGAGCCGGGTCGTCGTCATGAACGGCGCCTCGGTCGCCGAGGTCTCCACGCTCCTCTCCCTCGGCCTCCAGGACAAGATCGTGGCCAACCAGCAGAGCTACGGCATGTCCGAGGTCGCGGGACGAGCCGCCGCCATCAAGGCGCTGCCCACCGGTGACGTCAAGCTCAACGACGCCTACGACATCCCGCGCGAGGCGATGATCGGACTGCGCCCGGACCTGGTGCTGTCCACGACCTCGTACGGCTTCGACGAGAAGAACGGCTTCGCCACCCGGGAGCAGTTGACGCAGGTCGGCGCCAACACATATGTCTCACCGCAGGGTTGCGACCAGGACACCACGAAGATGACCATCGCCGACAGCTACACGCTGCTGCGTGACCTGGGCAAGGTCTTCAACGTCGGCGACCGGGCCGAGAAGATCGTCGCCGCGTCGGAGAAGCACATCGCCGACGTCGCCGCGAAGGTGAAGGGCGAGCAACAGCCCAAGGTCATGGTGCTGTTCTCCAACATGGCCATGGGCGGCAACGACTTCAGCTCGGTCGTCGCCAAGGGCATCTACAACGACATCCTGGCCAAGGCCGGCGGCTCCAACGCCTTCGCGTCCGCCTCCGAGACCTCCTTCGCCGACCTGAGCAAGGAGAAGGTGGCCGCCACCGACGTCGACGCCCTCGTCGTCATCGGCTACAACGACCCCGACCCGGCCGCATACGCCGAGAAACTGCTGAAGGAGTTCCCCCAGTGGCCCGCCGCGAAGAACAACACGTACGTGGCCCTGTCGGACTCGATGTACCTCGGCCCGAGCAACGACCTGGCGGTCGCGAAGATCGCCGAGATGCTGCACCCCGACAAGTTCTGAGCCCGCGACCGAGCAGCCCGCGCCTGAGCAGCCTGCGGCTTCCCGTCGCCGTCGGCGGCCTGCTGGTCCTCCTCGGCGCCGTGATGGTGGTGGCGGTGAGCATCGGCGCGGTCACCATCCCCCTCGCCGACGTGTGGGGCGTCCTCGTCCACCACCTCACCGGCCGGGGCAGCGCCGGCGACCCGGCGCTGGACCAGATCGTGTGGACCTTCCGGGCCCCTCGGGTCGCCCTGGCCGCCCTGGTCGGCGCGGGCCTGGCCGTCGCCGGGGCGGTGCTCCAGACCCTGGTCTCCAACCCGCTCGCCGACCCCGTCGTCCTCGGCTTCTCCTACGGCGCCTCGCTCGGTGCCGTGCTGGTCATCACCCTCGGCGGGGCGGCGCTCGGCGGTCTGGGCGGACTCGGTGTGTCGGGCGCGGCGTTCGTCGGCGCGCTGGCGGCCGGCGCCCTGGTGTTCGCCCTCGGGCAGCGACAGGGACGGCTCGCCCCCACCCGGCTGGTGCTGGCGGGAGTCGCGGTCGGCTATGTCCTGCTGTCCGTGACCAGCTTCGTCCAGCTGCTCGCGACGCCCACCGAACTGCGCACGGTCATGTTCTGGATGCTGGGCAGCGTCGCCGGCGCCCAGTGGAGCCAACTGCCGACCGTCACGGTGGTGGTCCTGACGAGCACGGCCCTGCTGACCCTGTTCGGACGGCGGCTCAACGCCCTGCTCGCCGGCGACGAGTCCGCCACCGCGCTCGGCGTGGACGTCAACCGGCTGCGCGCCGTCCTGCTGGTCATCAGCGCCCTCCTGACCGGCACCGTCATCGCCGTCGCGGGCGGTGTCGGCTTCGTCGGTCTGATGATCCCCCACCTGGTCCGCCTCACCGTCGGCGCCGACCACCGTCGGCTGCTGCCGCTGAGCGCGCTGCTGGGCGCCGTCTACCTGGTCGTGGTGGACCTGCTCTCCCGTACCGTCAACCGCCCCAACGAACTGCCGCTGGGCATCCTCACCGCCCTGCTCGGCGCCCCCTTCTTCCTGTGGCTGCTGCGCCGCAACAAGGGCCTGGACACCGTATGAAGCTGAGCGTGGACCAGCTCCACATCACCCTGGACCACAAGGCGATCCTCCGCGCGGTGAACCTGGAGGCGGCGAAGGGCGACATCGTCGGACTCGTCGGCCCCAACGGCAGTGGCAAGTCCACCCTGCTGCGCACGGTCTACCGCTCGCTGCGCCCCGCCGACGGGGTGGTGCGGGTGGGCGGTGACGACGTGTGGGAACTGTCGGCCCGCGCCGCGGCCCGTCGCACGGCGGCCGTCCTCCAGGACGCCGGCACCACCACCGGCCTGACCGTGACCGAGATCGTCGCGCTCGGCCGCACCCCCCATCACGGCCTGCTGGGCCGCGACGGCGCCGAGGACCGCGAGGCGGTGGCCGAGGCGGTCACCCGCTGCGGAGTCACCCCCTTCGCACACCGGGACTACGCGACCCTGTCCGGCGGCGAACGCCAACGCGTCCTGCTGGCCCGTGCCCTCGCCCAGCGCCCGCGGCTGCTCGTCCTGGACGAACTCACCAACCACCTGGACATCCGCGCCCGGTTCGAACTGCTCCACCTCATCCGCGGCACCGGCATCACCACCCTCGCCGTCCTGCACGACCTCGACCTGGCCGCCCGCCTCTGCGACCACCTCGTGGTGCTGCACGAGGGCGCCGTGGTGGCGGCGGGCCCCGTCCTGGAGGTCCTGACCCCGGACCTCCTGCGTGACGTGTTCGGCGTACGGGGCGACACGGAACGGCATGCCGACGGCGTCGTCCGCATCACCTACGCGGCCGAGCCGCTCGCCCTGGACCGGGAGGCCGAGCCCGCCGAGCGGTGACGCGCGTCCGGGCCCCGGCCCGCATGTGCGAATGGGTCTCGATCCGGGCCGCCGCTTGGGCTGCGGGAGCGGTGCGGCAATCATGGGGCCATGCACCGGCCCGTCCGTCTTCGTACCCACGAGTGGTTCACGGTCGACGACTCGACCCTGAACGTCGCGCTCGTGTACCCGATGCAGGGGCCCGCCGGGGTGTTCGGACCCACCTGTGAGACCTGCGCCCGGCTGGCCGCGGAGGAGATCAACAAGTCGGGCGGAGTGCTCGGCAAGGAGCTGCGGCTCCTCGAGGTCGACGGGGGCGCCGAGCCGCAGCAGGTCGCGGAGGACGTGGAGGCCCTCGTGGCCACCGGGGCGGTGCAGGGGGTCACGGGCTGGCACATCTCCTCGGTGCGCCAGGCGATGGCTCCGCGGATCGCGCACCGGGTGCCGTACGTCTACACCGCGCTGTACGAGGGCGGCGAGCGCACCGACGGCGTCTACCTGACCAGCGAGACCCCCGCCTCGCAACTGCTGCCCGCCATGCGGCTGCTCACCGAGGCCCGGGGCGTGCGCCGCTGGTTCGTCGTCGGCAACAACTACGTCTGGCCCCGGCGCACCGCCCGGGCCGCCCGCCGCTACGCACGCGACTCCCGCGGCCGGGTGTGCGGCGAGGCGTACCTCCCGCTGGGCGCCGACGACTTCCAGGACGTGCTGGGCCGGATCGAGCGGGCCGACGCCGACGCCGTACTGATGCTGCTGGTCGGCAGCGACGCGGTCCGCTTCAACCGGGCCTTCGCCGCCGCCGGGCTCGACCAGCGCTGTCTCAGGCTGAGCACGCTGATGGACGAGAACATGCTGCTGGGCAGCGGCCCCGAGGCCACCGTCGACCTCTGGAGCACGGCCGGTTTCTTCGCCTCACTCGCCGACCAGAACACCATGGACTTCCACGGCCGGTACGCCGACCGCTTCGGGGTGGCGGCCCCGACCCCGGGCAGTCTCGGCGAGTCCTGCTACGAGGGCGTGCTGCTGCTCGCGGCGCTCATCGAACGAGCCCGCACCGTGGACGTGACCGCCATCGGGGCCGCCGCCGACACCGTTTCGTACGAGGGTCCGCGGGGCCTGCTCGGCCTGGAGGGCCGGCATGTGCGCCAGCGCATCTATCTGGCGCAGGCGGACGGTCTCGACTTCAACGTCCTCGCTCAACTGCGCGCTCCGCACGAGTTGTCGTAGCGCCGCTGCCGTCCTCGAGCACGTCGGCCAGCCGGTCCAGCAGGACTTCCAGCCGTTCGCCGCGCTCTTCCCCCAGCAGTGGCTCCCACTCCGCCCGGTCGGCCCGCACCTCGCGGACCAGTTGCTGCCGGCGCTCCATGCCCCGCGGGGTGAGGTAGGCCAGGACGCGGCGCCGGTCGGCGGGGTCGACCCGGCGGAACACCAGGTTCTGGTCGACGAGTTGGTCGATCAGCTTGGTGGCGCTGGGGGCGGGCATGAAGGCGTGGTCGGCGAGGGCCGTCATGTGGTGTCCCTGCCCGTCCGAGAGCAGGTCCAGCACCCACCACGCCTCCACCGAGCAGTCGAACTCCTCCAGCACGGACTGGAGTCGGCGGGCGGCGAGGCGCTCGGCCCGGGTCAGCAGACGGAGCAGTTCCTGGGGCCGTCTCGCCATCGCACTCCTCCGCTCGAAACTCTGGTTCCCCGTGCGGGGTTGGGCGGGATCTTACCGCATAAGGTCCTTTCCCCAGGAAGTATCAAGGCCCGCTTTATTGCTTCCACCAGAAACTGTTCATCAATTGCGCGGAAACGCGGCGGAAACAGTTTCCTCGCAGGCTGTGCGCCAACGCCGCGGCTACTGAAGCGCGTTGTATCCCCTTCCTCCCCAGAGTCCTTCCGCTCTCTTCGCACCGCCCTTCGGGGCATGGAGGTTTTGTATGTCCGGGCTCAGCATCAGCAGGCGTGGCCTGTTGGCCGGTATCTCGGCGGTCGGCGCCTCCGCCGCCCTCAGCGCCTGTGGCGCCAAGACGGGTGAAGGCTCCTCGACGGACGCGGCCGGCGCCTCCGCCGACACCTCCGGCAGCACGGTCAAGGTCGGTCTGCTGAACTCCCTGTCGGGCACGATGGCCATCAGTGAAGTCACCGTCCACAACGCCCTGTTGCTCGCGATCAAGGAGATCAACGCGGCCGGCGGCGTACTCGGCAAGAAGCTCAAGGCCGTCAGTCAGGACGGCGCCTCCGACTGGCCCACCTTCGCGGAGAAGGCCGAGGCCCTGATCAAGGACGACAAGGTCGCGGCCACCTTCGGCTGCTGGACCTCGGCCAGCCGCAAGGCCGTCAAACCGGTCTTCGAGCGGTACAAGTCGCCGCTGTTCTACCCCGTGCAGTACGAGGGCCTGGAGGAGTCGCCGTACATCTTCTACATCGGCGCGACCACCAATCAGCAGATCGTCCCGGCCCTCGACTATCTCAAGAAGCAGGGCCTGACCAAGCTCTATCTGGTCGGCAGCGACTATGTGTTCCCGCGCACCGCCAACAAGATCATCAAGGCCTATGCGAAGGCCAAGGGAATGACCGTGGTCGGCGAGGACTACGCGCCGCTCGGCTCCACGGAGTTCGGCACCATCGTCAACAAGGTCAAGGACTCCGGCGCGGACGCCGTGTTCAACACCCTCAACGGCGACAGCAACGTGGCCTTCTTCAAGGAGTACAAGTCCTCCGGGCTGACCGCGAAGAGCATGCCGGTGCTGTCGGTCTCCATCGCCGAGGAAGAGGTGAAGAGCATCGGCACCCAGTACCTCCAGGACCAGCTGACCGCGTGGAACTACTACGAGACGACACCCGGCGCGGCCAACACCAAGTTCGTGGCGGCCTACCAGGCCGAGTACGGCAAGGACAAGCCGACCAGCGACCCGATGGAGGCCGCCTACATCTCCGTATACCTGTGGAAGGCGATGGTCGAGAAGGCCGGCTCCTTCGACGTCGCCAAGGTCAAGGCGGCCTCGGACGGCATCACCTTCGACGCCCCGGAGGGCAAGGTGACCGTCGACGGCGCGAGCCAGCACGTCTACAAGACGGCCAGGATCGGCAAGGTCGGCGCGGACGGCCTGATCACCGAGGTCTGGAACTCGGGCGGCCCGATCAAGCCGGACCCGTACCTCAAGGGCTACGACTGGGCCTCCGGCCTGTCCTGATCCCGGCCCTGTCCTGACCCCTGGCCCGTCCTGATCCCGGCCCGCTCTCCGCTCCCCGCTCCCGCGGTGGGACCCGGCCCCGTCCAGGGGCCGGGTCACGCCCATGGCCCGCCCGCACCCCCGTCCCCGACCAGGAGCCGCTTCATGACGGTCATCCTCAACCAGTCCTTCACCGGCATCAGCATCGGCGCAGTCCTCCTGCTCATCGCGCTCGGCCTGACCCTGACCTTCGGTCAGATGGGCGTGATCAACATGGCGCACGGCGAGTTCATCATGACCGGCGCCTACACCACGTACGTCCTCCAGAAGTCCATCAGCAACGCGGGCGTCTCGCTGCTCGTCGCCCTGCCGGTGGCCTTCCTGGTGGCCGGCGCCATGGGCGCGCTGCTGGAGTGGCTGCTCATCCGGCGCCTCTACACCCGCCCGCTGGACACCCTGCTGGTCACCTGGGGCGTCTCGCTCATGCTCCAGCAGCTCGCCCGGGACGTCTTCGGCGCCCCCAACGTGCAGACCCACGCCCCGGACCTGCTCACCGGCAACATCTCGATGGGCGGCGTCACCTTCGCCAGCAGCCGTCTGTTCATCCTCGGTCTGGCCCTGCTCAGCGTCCTCGCCCTCACGATCGTCCTGCGGCTCACCCCGCTCGGCCGCCGGATCCGGGCCGTCGTACAGAACCGCGACCTCGCCGAGGTGTCCGGCATCGCCACCGGCCGGGTCGACCGCGTGACCTTCTTCATCGGCTCGGGCCTCGCGGGCGTGGCCGGCGTCGCGCTCACCCTGGTCGGCCCGATCGGCCCGACGATGGGCACCAACTACATCGTCGACGCCTTCCTGGTCGTCGTCGTGGGCGGTATCGGGCAGCTCAAGGGCAGCGTGCTCACCGCCTTCGCGCTCGGCGTGCTCCAGTCGGTCCTCGAGTACTCGACGACGGTCAGCGTCGCCAAGGTCATCGTGCT
The sequence above is a segment of the Streptomyces asoensis genome. Coding sequences within it:
- a CDS encoding non-ribosomal peptide synthetase; amino-acid sequence: MTVRRPLPPAQEGVWTGQRLDPDSPAYNTAEYVHIHGPVDAAVFDEALHLVVAETEALHVVYGVDDQGRPWETDAPAGDWRLHTADLSAEPDPHAAALAWMDADLARPVDLTRGPVFGHALLRIAGEEHLWYHRVHHIALDGFGLSLVARRVAEVYTALTAGQAVRDSGFGTLASVRDEERAYRESPRFAEDRAYWTDRFADRPPVVTQAGRAALPGRTFHRRVVDLDAARTEVLRAVARDLKVTWSELLLAVTVARLHRTTGAPEMILSLPVMGRLGSVSLRVPCMVRNILPLRVTVAASDSLRDLADRISRELRAGLPHQRYRYEQLRRDLRLLGGQRRLSGPGVNIMPFAYDLRFAGHRSTVHNVSAGPVDDLSVNVYDRSEGAGLRIAVDAHPDLYDTADVAAFQDGLLALLAAAVAAPDRALGELRARETVPVLDGGPLPGPARPVLGLIAEQAARSGGSVAVEHDGRSVTYAELLGSAQDLARRLAVRGVGPGDLVAITLPRGIDAVTAVLGVLLRGAAYCPFDPTAPQARGAGLLEEVRPALVLTADAYADVMADDRPDPDTAPPAAPTPDDLAYVLHTSGSTGRPKGVEIGHRALAHFVAGASHRYGPRRDDRVLGFAPPHFDTSVEEIFLTLCAGATLVVRTDDMTDSVPAFLDACARLRISFLDLPTAYWHEVAHAVSTGAAALPAEVRTVVIGGEAALPERVDRWREAVGTSVRLLNTYGPTEATVVATVADLHDPDLAPGDVPIGLPLPGTGAAVVDGELHLLGDNLALGYRGDRPPDAARFAPLHALPGAPRAYRTGDLVRIGDDGQLRHLGRSDTEFKISGHRVHPAEVESVLLGHPGVRDAVVVGQVLQGGTRRLAAYVVPDGPAPAVAAIREHLRAALPAAMIPSAVEFLDHLPRTSSGKTDRHALATKLPATRTTVSATLEHTVAAAWQQVLGAPTLSAQDDVFELGAQSLQAIQVANRLGVALGREVRVAWLFQHPTAAELARFLEQRARPVTVGLPETLLADAVLDPGVRPGDGPRAGGTPDRILLTGATGFVGVHLLAELLTSTGAEIVCTVRAPSSAAATERVQRALDTHRIGLTDALRDRVTAVPADLTRPRLGLDEEEFAELARTCDTILHNAANVSILREYATLRAANTESTRELLRLAAPRSIPLHFVSTLSVAPPLALAAEIPEAFLPPHPGLRYGYQQSKWAAEELLRQAAERGLPVTVHRLGRIVGPAVTGHVNERDFLWSVLRAGIPAGLVPDLFEEEIWTPVDHIAEALVQLCLRPSGAATVFNHAATPPVRLSDVYDWLEEYGYPLRRLTLDRWRAELPRSSGTAATTLAFFDARDADPGDATGPDLRLGRVRADNVVNGLRTGGITCPPVGRDLVHRYLDHCVTTGKLPAPARRRHRPTTPAK
- a CDS encoding ABC transporter substrate-binding protein, whose protein sequence is MSKKRPVAVALAGALCLVTTACGADSSTDTAGGSGDKASAAAAKSGYPVTLENCGVSEKFGEAPSRVVVMNGASVAEVSTLLSLGLQDKIVANQQSYGMSEVAGRAAAIKALPTGDVKLNDAYDIPREAMIGLRPDLVLSTTSYGFDEKNGFATREQLTQVGANTYVSPQGCDQDTTKMTIADSYTLLRDLGKVFNVGDRAEKIVAASEKHIADVAAKVKGEQQPKVMVLFSNMAMGGNDFSSVVAKGIYNDILAKAGGSNAFASASETSFADLSKEKVAATDVDALVVIGYNDPDPAAYAEKLLKEFPQWPAAKNNTYVALSDSMYLGPSNDLAVAKIAEMLHPDKF
- a CDS encoding FecCD family ABC transporter permease; translation: MVVAVSIGAVTIPLADVWGVLVHHLTGRGSAGDPALDQIVWTFRAPRVALAALVGAGLAVAGAVLQTLVSNPLADPVVLGFSYGASLGAVLVITLGGAALGGLGGLGVSGAAFVGALAAGALVFALGQRQGRLAPTRLVLAGVAVGYVLLSVTSFVQLLATPTELRTVMFWMLGSVAGAQWSQLPTVTVVVLTSTALLTLFGRRLNALLAGDESATALGVDVNRLRAVLLVISALLTGTVIAVAGGVGFVGLMIPHLVRLTVGADHRRLLPLSALLGAVYLVVVDLLSRTVNRPNELPLGILTALLGAPFFLWLLRRNKGLDTV
- a CDS encoding ABC transporter ATP-binding protein — encoded protein: MKLSVDQLHITLDHKAILRAVNLEAAKGDIVGLVGPNGSGKSTLLRTVYRSLRPADGVVRVGGDDVWELSARAAARRTAAVLQDAGTTTGLTVTEIVALGRTPHHGLLGRDGAEDREAVAEAVTRCGVTPFAHRDYATLSGGERQRVLLARALAQRPRLLVLDELTNHLDIRARFELLHLIRGTGITTLAVLHDLDLAARLCDHLVVLHEGAVVAAGPVLEVLTPDLLRDVFGVRGDTERHADGVVRITYAAEPLALDREAEPAER
- a CDS encoding substrate-binding domain-containing protein: MHRPVRLRTHEWFTVDDSTLNVALVYPMQGPAGVFGPTCETCARLAAEEINKSGGVLGKELRLLEVDGGAEPQQVAEDVEALVATGAVQGVTGWHISSVRQAMAPRIAHRVPYVYTALYEGGERTDGVYLTSETPASQLLPAMRLLTEARGVRRWFVVGNNYVWPRRTARAARRYARDSRGRVCGEAYLPLGADDFQDVLGRIERADADAVLMLLVGSDAVRFNRAFAAAGLDQRCLRLSTLMDENMLLGSGPEATVDLWSTAGFFASLADQNTMDFHGRYADRFGVAAPTPGSLGESCYEGVLLLAALIERARTVDVTAIGAAADTVSYEGPRGLLGLEGRHVRQRIYLAQADGLDFNVLAQLRAPHELS
- a CDS encoding MarR family winged helix-turn-helix transcriptional regulator: MARRPQELLRLLTRAERLAARRLQSVLEEFDCSVEAWWVLDLLSDGQGHHMTALADHAFMPAPSATKLIDQLVDQNLVFRRVDPADRRRVLAYLTPRGMERRQQLVREVRADRAEWEPLLGEERGERLEVLLDRLADVLEDGSGATTTRAERAVERGR
- the urtA gene encoding urea ABC transporter substrate-binding protein; its protein translation is MSGLSISRRGLLAGISAVGASAALSACGAKTGEGSSTDAAGASADTSGSTVKVGLLNSLSGTMAISEVTVHNALLLAIKEINAAGGVLGKKLKAVSQDGASDWPTFAEKAEALIKDDKVAATFGCWTSASRKAVKPVFERYKSPLFYPVQYEGLEESPYIFYIGATTNQQIVPALDYLKKQGLTKLYLVGSDYVFPRTANKIIKAYAKAKGMTVVGEDYAPLGSTEFGTIVNKVKDSGADAVFNTLNGDSNVAFFKEYKSSGLTAKSMPVLSVSIAEEEVKSIGTQYLQDQLTAWNYYETTPGAANTKFVAAYQAEYGKDKPTSDPMEAAYISVYLWKAMVEKAGSFDVAKVKAASDGITFDAPEGKVTVDGASQHVYKTARIGKVGADGLITEVWNSGGPIKPDPYLKGYDWASGLS
- the urtB gene encoding urea ABC transporter permease subunit UrtB, translated to MTVILNQSFTGISIGAVLLLIALGLTLTFGQMGVINMAHGEFIMTGAYTTYVLQKSISNAGVSLLVALPVAFLVAGAMGALLEWLLIRRLYTRPLDTLLVTWGVSLMLQQLARDVFGAPNVQTHAPDLLTGNISMGGVTFASSRLFILGLALLSVLALTIVLRLTPLGRRIRAVVQNRDLAEVSGIATGRVDRVTFFIGSGLAGVAGVALTLVGPIGPTMGTNYIVDAFLVVVVGGIGQLKGSVLTAFALGVLQSVLEYSTTVSVAKVIVLVAIVAFLQWRPQGLYTLRTRSLA